In Penicillium psychrofluorescens genome assembly, chromosome: 5, a single window of DNA contains:
- a CDS encoding uncharacterized protein (ID:PFLUO_008142-T1.cds;~source:funannotate) — translation MGSTTDNWQDIAKQKQQDIKAAIPSKWVIPDEKLPSESQADVSNFLSESGLFTNREIEIVSTDALKTLGYLSKGTWKSEDVTLAYCKAAAAAHQLTNCLSEIFFDEAIAQAKECDDYLQKHGRPKGPFHGFPISIKDNFNIIGKPSTIGIALLANTPATYNSTIVDLILQAGAVLYVKTNVPTAVMLGETVNNVTGRTLNPLNRSLTSGGSSGGESALIAFGGSRIGVGSDIGENTIFTREAVYELTCYAIGGSLRIPAACTGIFTIRPSAGRFPHCRARSGLAGQEAVMSVNGPLAKTLEEIVFYSKTIIDQKPWLHDPKCLPIPWRTVEPKRRLKLAVMWNDGLVMPTPPVARALRETVEKLKASGHELVDWEPTGHKEARDLLRRMFIADGAKSIRKLLEPTGEPFRPEMGSYEKSQEMGVYEMWQLQVERSDLQKSYLDHWNSVEELDGILCPTSPYSSVEHGKLEYGGYTGAYNLLDYSAVSFPCGIKADEKVDAAYSGHNPLSEFDVQVQGSCES, via the exons ATGGGATCTACAACTGACAACTGGCAAGATATCGCCAAGCAAAAACAGCAGGATATCAAGGCTGCCATCCCCTCCAAATGGGTCATTCCGGATGAGAAGCTGCCCTCAGAAAGCCAAGCGGATGTGTCCAATTTTCTGTCTGAGTCGGGACTTTTCACAAATCGCGAGATTGAAATTGTCTCAACTGATGCGCTGAAAACGCTGGGCTATTTGTCTAAGGGCACCTGGAAATCTGAGGATGTAACCTTAGCGTACTGTAAGGCCGCGGCTGCAGCGCACCAATTG ACGAATTGCTTGTCGGAAATATTTTTCGATGAAGCGATTGCTCAAGCAAAGGAATGCGACGATTATCTCCAAAAGCATGGTCGTCCCAAGGGTCCATTCCATGGATTCCCAATTTCCATTAAAGACAATTTCAACATTATTGGGAAGCCATCTACAATTGGTATTGCACTACTAGCAAACACTCCTGCAACATACAACAGCACCATCGTGGACTTGATCCTGCAAGCCGGTGCCGTCTTATACGTGAAGACAAATGTCCCTACTGCGGTGATGCTTGGAGAAACGGTCAACAATGTTACCGGTCGAACTTTGAATCCTCTAAATCGCAGTCTCACATCGGGCGGATCCTCAGGAGGCGAGTCGGCGTTGATTGCGTTCGGCGGTAGCCGGATTGGCGTCGGCTCAGACATTGGTGAGAACACAATATTCACCAGGGAGGCTGTATATGAGCTAACATGCTACGCAATAGGAGGTTCTCTTCGTATACCGGCAGCTTGTACTGGGATTTTCACTATTCGGCCATCGGCTGGCCGATTCCCTCATTGCCGAGCCCGATCCGGATTAGCAGGCCAAGAGGCTGTGATGAGTGTAAATGGTCCCCTTGCCAAGACGCTTGAGGAAATAGTCTTCTACTCCAAAACCATTATCGACCAGAAGCCCTGGCTTCACGATCCAAAGTGTCTGCCAATTCCATGGCGAACTGTGGAGCCAAAAAGAAGACTTAAGCTTGCTGTCATGTGGAACGACGGCTTGGTTATGCCAACTCCACCAGTCGCTCGTGCTTTGAGAGAAACCGTCGAAAAGCTCAAAGCTTCGGGGCACGAGCTCGTCGATTGGGAGCCCACGGGGCACAAGGAAGCACGAGATCTTCTACGACGGATGTTCATTGCAGACGGAGCGAAGTCAATTCGCAAGCTGCTCGAGCCTACTGGCGAGCCATTCCGCCCGGAAATGGGTTCGTATGAAAAATCACAGGAAATGGGGGTTTATGAAATGTGGCAGCTTCAAGTGGAGCGCAGTGATCTTCAGAAGAGTTATCTTGATCACTGGAACTCtgtcgaggagctggacggCATTTTGT GCCCAACAAGTCCCTACAGCTCCGTCGAGCACGGGAAACTTGAGTACGGTGGATATACCGGCGCTTACAATCTCCTTGATTACTCTGCTGTCTCCTTCCCGTGTGGCATCAAGGCTGACGAGAAGGTCGATGCTGCGTATAGCGGACATAATCCGCTCAGTGAATTTGACGTCCAGGTGCAGGGTAGCTGTGAGTCCTAG